The following are encoded together in the Zingiber officinale cultivar Zhangliang chromosome 8A, Zo_v1.1, whole genome shotgun sequence genome:
- the LOC122011159 gene encoding serine carboxypeptidase II-3-like, with amino-acid sequence MKPSFSCLFLLLLLLLCFLHCVSSGAVRQRDALNKFYFNNGAGRSSSSSSSSSSWASSLFSVSGLKSKVYDNSRLKEGDKVVRLPGQPEGVNFDQYAGYVTVDRANGRALFYYFAEAAENSGSKAIVLWLNGGPGCSSLGYGAMEELGPFRVMSDGKTLYRNPYAWNEVANVLFLESPAGVGFSYSNTTSDYARSGDRRAATDALVFLINWFERFPEYKGRDFFITGESYAGHYVPQLAHAILNNKDRHINLKGIAIGNAVINKETDSKGMFDYFWTHALIADETIRAIHKFCNFSSDAPWTAPECDRAIDEANLAVEELDVYNIYAPLCFSSGVTPTPKSTSIENFDPCTSNYVEAYLNNLEVQKALHANITKLNYTWSSCSQVIPSWSDQPPTMLPIIHELLSNGIRVLKYSGDFDGVVPVTSTRYSLKKLKLKVKAPWRAWMLNSEVGGYTVVYDHNLTFTTVRGAGHEVPSYQPARALEMIKSFLQGLHLPAI; translated from the exons ATGAAGCCAAGTTTCAGttgtctcttcctcctcctcctcctcctcctctgtttCTTACACTGTGTGTCTTCCGGCGCGGTGAGGCAGAGAGATGCGCTGAACAAGTTCTACTTTAACAACGGAGCAGGGaggtcttcttcttcatcttcttcttcttcttcatgggcGAGCAGTCTTTTTTCGGTATCCGGCCTGAAGTCGAAGGTCTACGACAATAGCAGGCTGAAGGAGGGGGACAAGGTTGTTCGGTTGCCTGGCCAGCCGGAAGGGGTGAATTTCGATCAGTACGCTGGGTATGTCACAGTCGACAGAGCCAACGGACGGGCTCTGTTTTACTACTTTGCCGAGGCTGCCGAGAACAGCGGGTCGAAGGCTATTGTGCTCTGGCTCAATGGAG GGCCGGGGTGTTCGTCACTAGGGTACGGAGCCATGGAAGAGCTCGGGCCGTTTCGGGTCATGAGCGACGGCAAAACTCTGTACAGGAATCCCTACGCTTGGAACGAAG TAGCGAACGTCTTGTTCTTAGAGAGCCCCGCCGGCGTCGGCTTCTCCTACTCCAACACCACGTCGGACTACGCCAGGAGTGGAGACCGTAGGGCGGCAACCGACGCGCTGGTTTTCCTCATCAACTGGTTCGAGCGGTTCCCGGAGTATAAGGGGAGGGATTTCTTCATCACCGGCGAGAGCTACGCTGGCCACTACGTCCCCCAGCTCGCCCACGCCATACTCAACAACAAAGATCGCCACATCAACCTCAAAGGCATCGCG ATCGGGAATGCGGTGATCAACAAGGAGACGGATAGCAAGGGGATGTTTGACTACTTCTGGACGCACGCGTTAATCGCCGATGAGACCATCCGCGCGATCCATAAGTTCTGCAATTTCTCGTCGGACGCCCCGTGGACGGCTCCAGAGTGCGACAGGGCAATCGACGAGGCCAACCTTGCCGTGGAGGAGTTGGACGTCTACAACATATACGCGCCGctatgcttctcgtcgggcgTGACGCCGACTCCAAAATCGACCTCG ATTGAGAATTTTGATCCTTGTACTTCTAATTACGTGGAGGCATACCTTAACAATCTTGAGGTACAGAAAGCTCTACATGCCAATATCACAAAGCTCAATTACACATGGTCTAGTTGTAG CCAAGTGATACCTAGTTGGTCAGATCAGCCTCCCACAATGTTACCAATTATTCACGAATTATTATCTAATGGGATTAGGGTTTTAAAATACAG TGGTGACTTTGATGGAGTAGTTCCTGTTACTTCCACAAGATACTCTCTCAAGAAGCTAAAGCTTAAAGTGAAGGCTCCATGGAGAGCTTGGATGCTTAACAGTGAG GTTGGGGGATATACTGTGGTGTATGATCACAATTTGACATTTACCACTGTTCGAGGAGCCGGACATGAAGTTCCAAGTTATCAGCCAGCTCGAGCTCTGGAGATGATCAAGAGTTTTCTTCAAGGGCTGCATCTACCTGCTAtttaa